A window of the Vigna angularis cultivar LongXiaoDou No.4 chromosome 3, ASM1680809v1, whole genome shotgun sequence genome harbors these coding sequences:
- the LOC108326022 gene encoding chalcone--flavanone isomerase, whose translation MPLTEQSLKMATAPTITDVQVEFLHFPAVVTSSATGKTYFLGGAGERGLTIEGKFIKFTAIGVYLEDKAVASLAAKWKGKPSEELIEILDFYRDIISGPFEKLIRGSKILPLTGTEYSRKVMENCVAHLKSVGTYGDAEAAAIEHFAETFKKVNFAPGASVFYRQSPDGILGLSFSEDASIPAEEAAVIENKAVSAAVLETMIGEHAVSPDLKRSLASRLPAVLNDGIIL comes from the exons ATGCCATTAACAGAACAGAGTTTGAAAATGGCCACAGCACCGACGATCACCGACGTTCAGGTGGAATTCCTCCACTTCCCTGCGGTGGTCACTTCATCGGCCACCGGAAAAACATATTTCCTCGGCGGCGCAG GGGAGAGAGGATTGACGATTGAGGGGAAATTCATAAAGTTTACGGCCATCGGAGTATACTTGGAGGATAAAGCAGTGGCATCACTCGCCGCTAAGTGGAAGGGTAAGCCTTCAGAAGAGTTGATCGAGATTCTTGACTTCTACAGAGATATCATCTCAG gACCCTTTGAAAAGCTAATAAGAGGGTCGAAGATTCTGCCATTGACTGGCACAGAATACTCAAGGAAGGTGATGGAAAACTGCGTTGCACACTTGAAGTCTGTTGGAACATATGGTGATGCTGAAGCTGCAGCCATTGAACACTTTGCAGAAACCTTCAAGAAGGTCAATTTTGCACCTGGTGCCTCTGTTTTTTACAGGCAATCACCGGATGGAATCTTGGGG CTTAGTTTCTCTGAAGATGCATCGATACCAGCAGAAGAGGCTGCAGTTATAGAGAACAAAGCTGTATCGGCTGCAGTATTGGAGACTATGATCGGAGAACACGCTGTCTCCCCTGACTTGAAACGCAGTTTGGCTTCACGATTGCCTGCGGTATTGAACGACGGCATTATACTCTGA